The proteins below are encoded in one region of Myxococcales bacterium:
- a CDS encoding cupin domain-containing protein, giving the protein MGLIDQDNCPKKTGSIYPEPYASEMAGRSSLRLGEAGGLTQFGANLIILAPGAKSSLRHWHEHEDEFVMVTAGECTLVQNEGEIPMRPGDCAAFPAGDDNGHHFINKTEHEARFLVVGTKAPREVATYSDVDLRVEIEGKKARFTYHDGTDFAGPR; this is encoded by the coding sequence ATGGGACTCATTGACCAAGACAACTGCCCCAAGAAGACCGGCTCGATCTACCCCGAGCCCTACGCCTCCGAGATGGCGGGGCGCTCGTCTCTGCGACTCGGTGAGGCGGGCGGCCTGACGCAGTTCGGCGCGAACCTGATCATCCTCGCCCCGGGCGCAAAGTCCTCACTCAGGCACTGGCACGAACACGAGGACGAGTTCGTGATGGTGACCGCTGGTGAGTGCACCCTGGTGCAGAACGAGGGCGAAATACCCATGCGACCTGGGGACTGTGCGGCCTTCCCGGCGGGTGACGACAACGGGCATCACTTCATCAACAAGACGGAGCACGAGGCGCGCTTCCTGGTGGTCGGGACCAAAGCCCCGCGGGAGGTAGCAACGTACTCGGACGTCGATCTCAGAGTGGAAATCGAGGGGAAGAAAGCGCGCTTCACGTATCATGACGGCACCGACTTCGCCGGTCCGAGATGA
- a CDS encoding DUF4215 domain-containing protein — protein sequence MQPPTFFARGLRALASVTALVAVLFASRSASATQVTGGNVVNQTWTPAGSPYIVEGDVTVPAGAYLTIQAGTSVKFKSTDGQAGGLSSTKIELTIKGTLTVSGTTASPVTFEGETGTTAGTWYGIVVEAGATGASISGAVVKHASYGVTSAATGSLLSVVDSTFSTNSYGIYLNGGSPTLSKVLTTANQYGFYLLAPASPTITEAQAFANTSYGMYANASSGTSTVNIDKSTFDANGSYGIYATRSSAATLTVNLKNSIVTNHTSYGLYRYTTYVPTVNITYSDLWGNGTNTNATLGTGSFSCNPLYVSAANRRLTENSPARFAGESSNADIGALPYTGDPTPGLYGVLWTNKTLAKSGSPYSAAGDLRVPTGVSLVIEPGVTVSFATTDIMGCGAVTNKAELLVEGSISAVGTAAEKITLTSSGVSAGSWNGLQLAPGSGNSTLAHVLSERATNGILYDTTGTGNSLHHLTLKTNSYGLRVNSGSAGADIVEATANQYGAYTLAPGSLSLTNALFYANTSYGIYANASSGTSTLSVMSSTFNANGSYGIYATRSSAATLNVNVTNAIITNHTSYGLYRYTTYVPTVTIVNSDLWGNGTNTNAPLGAGTISQNPNFKSASDFHLQGSSVCIDTGTATGAPNHDYDGVTRPLDGDGINGTAFDMGAFEFALVTVCGDGIQGVGETCDDGTKNGGYGYCNSTCTGLGPSCGDSLKNGPEECDDGNTTNTDGCTNACTLPKCGDGFQQAGEQCDDGNSSNTDGCLTTCVTASCGDGYVQAGTEECDDGNSSNTDSCVAACKNAKCGDSYTQAGVELCDDGNTNNNDACSNTCTLPGCGDGLVQPGEACDDGNADNTDACLSTCIVASCGDGFVRAGLEECDDGNASNTDACLTTCKTAKCGDSYTQTGIEQCDDGNNLNTDACLTTCKTAACGDGFTQTGVETCDDGNQVDGDGCSNQCKLPGCGDGVIQAGEACDDGNTNEDDACLTTCVSASCGDGHVHAGVETCDDGNLKAADGCSPLCETEGAGGAGGVGGGGTGASAGAGATGTGGAGAGQGGGGFAGGSGAGQGSGSGSGCGCSVPARGGAPAWLLAGLGLLALAIRRRGKGAL from the coding sequence ATGCAACCACCCACTTTCTTCGCTCGTGGACTCCGCGCCCTCGCCAGCGTCACGGCCCTCGTCGCCGTGCTTTTTGCGTCTCGGAGCGCCTCCGCAACACAAGTCACCGGCGGCAACGTCGTGAACCAGACCTGGACGCCTGCGGGCAGTCCTTACATCGTCGAGGGCGACGTCACCGTCCCGGCCGGTGCCTACTTGACGATTCAGGCCGGGACCTCGGTCAAGTTCAAGTCGACGGACGGCCAGGCGGGCGGCCTCAGCTCCACGAAGATCGAGCTGACCATCAAGGGGACGCTGACCGTCAGCGGAACCACGGCGAGCCCGGTCACTTTCGAGGGGGAGACGGGGACGACCGCCGGCACCTGGTACGGCATCGTCGTCGAAGCGGGCGCCACGGGCGCCAGCATTTCCGGAGCCGTCGTCAAACACGCAAGCTACGGCGTGACCAGCGCGGCGACGGGCTCGCTGCTGTCGGTGGTCGACTCGACCTTCTCCACCAACAGCTACGGCATCTATCTGAACGGCGGCTCTCCCACCCTGTCGAAGGTGCTCACGACCGCCAACCAGTACGGCTTCTATTTGCTCGCGCCCGCCTCGCCCACGATCACGGAAGCTCAGGCTTTTGCCAACACCAGCTACGGCATGTACGCGAACGCCTCGTCCGGAACGAGCACCGTCAACATCGACAAGAGCACCTTCGACGCCAACGGCAGCTACGGCATCTACGCGACCCGCAGCAGCGCGGCGACGCTCACCGTGAACCTGAAGAACAGCATCGTCACCAACCACACGAGCTACGGCCTGTACCGCTACACGACCTACGTGCCGACGGTGAACATCACCTACAGCGACCTCTGGGGGAACGGCACGAACACCAACGCCACGCTGGGCACCGGGAGTTTTTCTTGCAACCCCCTCTACGTCTCGGCCGCGAACCGCCGCCTGACGGAGAACTCCCCCGCACGCTTCGCCGGAGAGTCGAGCAACGCGGACATCGGAGCTCTGCCCTACACCGGCGACCCAACCCCGGGCCTCTACGGCGTGCTCTGGACCAACAAGACCCTCGCCAAGTCCGGCTCACCCTACAGCGCCGCCGGCGACCTTCGAGTGCCGACGGGCGTCAGCCTCGTGATCGAGCCCGGCGTGACGGTCTCCTTCGCGACAACCGACATCATGGGCTGCGGGGCGGTGACGAACAAAGCCGAGCTCCTCGTCGAAGGCAGCATCAGTGCCGTCGGCACCGCCGCTGAGAAGATCACGTTGACGTCATCGGGCGTCAGCGCGGGGAGCTGGAACGGGCTTCAACTCGCACCGGGCTCGGGCAACTCCACCTTGGCCCACGTGCTCAGCGAGAGAGCCACCAACGGCATCCTCTACGACACAACTGGCACCGGCAACTCGCTGCACCACCTGACACTGAAGACCAACAGCTACGGGCTCCGAGTCAACTCGGGGTCGGCCGGCGCGGACATCGTGGAAGCGACAGCCAACCAATACGGGGCCTACACCTTGGCGCCGGGGTCACTGTCCCTGACCAACGCGCTCTTCTACGCCAACACCAGCTACGGCATCTACGCCAACGCTTCGAGCGGGACCAGCACGCTGAGCGTGATGAGCTCCACCTTCAACGCCAATGGCAGCTACGGCATCTACGCAACCCGGAGCAGTGCTGCGACCCTCAACGTCAACGTCACCAACGCGATCATCACGAACCACACCAGCTACGGGCTCTACCGTTACACGACCTACGTGCCGACCGTGACGATCGTGAACTCGGATCTCTGGGGCAACGGCACCAACACCAACGCCCCGTTGGGCGCCGGGACCATCTCGCAGAACCCGAACTTCAAGAGCGCGAGTGACTTTCACCTCCAGGGCAGCAGCGTCTGCATCGACACCGGAACGGCGACCGGCGCACCCAACCACGACTACGACGGCGTGACCCGACCGCTCGACGGCGACGGCATCAACGGCACGGCGTTCGACATGGGCGCGTTCGAGTTCGCGCTGGTCACGGTCTGCGGCGACGGCATTCAGGGTGTGGGCGAGACCTGTGACGACGGCACCAAGAACGGCGGCTACGGCTACTGCAACTCCACGTGCACCGGGCTCGGACCGTCGTGCGGCGACTCGCTCAAGAATGGTCCCGAAGAGTGTGACGACGGCAACACGACCAACACGGATGGCTGCACCAACGCCTGCACGCTCCCCAAGTGTGGCGACGGCTTCCAGCAAGCCGGCGAACAGTGTGACGACGGCAACAGCTCCAACACCGATGGCTGCTTGACGACCTGTGTCACGGCCAGCTGTGGGGACGGCTACGTGCAGGCCGGTACCGAGGAGTGTGACGACGGCAACAGCTCCAACACCGACTCCTGCGTCGCCGCTTGCAAGAACGCAAAGTGCGGAGACAGTTACACCCAGGCCGGCGTCGAACTGTGTGACGACGGCAACACCAACAACAACGACGCTTGCTCGAACACCTGTACGCTGCCCGGGTGCGGTGATGGGCTCGTGCAGCCCGGCGAGGCCTGTGACGACGGCAACGCCGACAACACCGACGCCTGTCTGTCGACTTGTATCGTGGCGTCTTGCGGGGACGGCTTCGTGCGGGCGGGTCTCGAGGAATGTGACGACGGAAATGCCTCCAACACCGACGCCTGCCTGACCACGTGCAAGACCGCCAAGTGTGGCGACAGCTACACCCAGACCGGCATCGAGCAGTGCGACGATGGGAACAACCTCAACACCGACGCCTGTCTGACGACCTGCAAGACGGCTGCGTGCGGCGATGGATTCACGCAGACTGGAGTCGAGACCTGCGACGACGGGAACCAGGTCGATGGCGACGGCTGCTCGAACCAGTGCAAGCTGCCGGGCTGCGGCGACGGGGTGATTCAGGCGGGCGAGGCCTGCGACGACGGCAACACGAACGAGGACGACGCCTGCCTCACGACCTGTGTCAGTGCTTCGTGCGGAGACGGTCACGTTCACGCCGGCGTCGAAACCTGTGATGACGGAAACCTGAAGGCCGCTGATGGTTGCAGCCCGCTGTGTGAGACCGAGGGCGCTGGTGGAGCCGGCGGCGTCGGCGGTGGCGGAACGGGCGCGAGCGCGGGCGCGGGCGCCACTGGCACCGGTGGCGCGGGCGCAGGTCAAGGCGGCGGCGGATTCGCCGGCGGCAGTGGCGCCGGGCAGGGCAGCGGCTCGGGCTCCGGCTGCGGCTGCAGCGTTCCTGCACGCGGCGGGGCCCCAGCCTGGCTGCTCGCGGGCCTCGGTCTCTTGGCGCTCGCCATCCGTCGTCGTGGGAAGGGCGCGCTCTGA
- a CDS encoding SUMF1/EgtB/PvdO family nonheme iron enzyme, with protein sequence MARRVARHPFVPLGLVALVGAVACAQAEPVNEEVIDSGVGDVALGGAAGADASTGGSSGAGGSSTTDAGDAAPSACQCDEPSCGVCPATQIVAAGGYGIFAQEVTNEAYQAWLDTQPNPQLQGGECAWNTSYVPAQGWPATDAKLPVNYVDFCDAAAYCRWAKRRLCGKIGGGANVYGDFASATKSQWHNACSAGGSKTYPYGATYTPTACNGADYGQAGPIAVGDAKGCEGGYPALRDMSGNVWEWEDSCNASAGADDLCRIRGGSFSQGAAALGCGADSSLARNTTGKSVGFRCCE encoded by the coding sequence GTGGCTCGGCGCGTCGCGCGTCATCCATTCGTTCCGCTGGGGCTCGTCGCCCTCGTCGGGGCGGTAGCCTGTGCGCAGGCCGAGCCAGTGAACGAGGAGGTCATCGACTCGGGCGTGGGCGACGTCGCGCTCGGTGGAGCGGCGGGCGCTGACGCCAGCACCGGCGGCAGCTCGGGAGCCGGCGGCTCCTCCACCACGGACGCAGGTGACGCGGCGCCCAGCGCTTGCCAGTGTGACGAGCCCAGTTGTGGTGTGTGCCCGGCGACGCAGATCGTCGCGGCAGGTGGTTATGGGATCTTCGCCCAGGAGGTCACGAACGAGGCGTACCAAGCGTGGCTCGACACCCAGCCCAATCCGCAGCTGCAGGGCGGTGAGTGTGCGTGGAACACGAGCTACGTGCCCGCGCAGGGTTGGCCCGCGACGGACGCAAAACTCCCGGTCAACTACGTCGATTTCTGTGATGCCGCGGCTTACTGCCGCTGGGCCAAACGACGCCTGTGCGGCAAGATCGGCGGTGGGGCCAACGTCTACGGCGACTTTGCCAGCGCGACGAAGAGCCAGTGGCACAACGCCTGTAGCGCGGGGGGCAGCAAGACGTATCCGTACGGCGCGACCTATACACCCACTGCTTGCAACGGCGCAGACTACGGTCAGGCGGGTCCGATCGCGGTGGGCGATGCCAAGGGCTGCGAGGGTGGATATCCGGCGCTGCGCGACATGAGCGGCAACGTGTGGGAATGGGAAGATTCGTGCAACGCGAGTGCGGGCGCCGATGACCTGTGTCGCATCCGCGGGGGTTCATTCTCTCAGGGCGCAGCGGCGCTCGGTTGCGGGGCCGACAGCTCGCTTGCGCGCAACACGACCGGTAAGAGCGTGGGTTTCCGCTGCTGTGAGTGA
- a CDS encoding DUF952 domain-containing protein gives MRWLFHVVPSHELEFNGEQRYAPPSLESEGFIHASYQEAVRESARLYFSDLPADGLRVLAIDPRRLDVPVKIAETPRGPMPHVHGAVPCDAVRVLDFDELDRHPDRVTGTHFGFVAFEGMTLLDLVGPLDAVSRIASMGFDPTSTTEVIALTHSGQNAETRPRVWAGSGASFAASRYRPELDDFDVLIVPGGLGTRELARDGELTAYLSTFPANRLVASVCTGALLLGAMGRLAGKPATTHQNALSLLAEYGAIPRRERVVDAGSVVTAGGVTAGIDLGLHLVRRFVAESVADAVARQMEVRA, from the coding sequence ATGCGCTGGCTGTTTCACGTCGTGCCGAGCCACGAGCTCGAGTTCAACGGCGAGCAGCGCTACGCGCCACCCTCCCTGGAGTCCGAAGGGTTCATCCACGCTTCGTATCAAGAGGCGGTGCGAGAGAGTGCGCGGCTGTATTTCTCCGATCTGCCCGCCGACGGTCTGCGCGTGCTCGCCATCGATCCGCGCCGGCTCGACGTGCCCGTCAAGATCGCCGAGACACCCCGAGGGCCCATGCCTCACGTGCACGGAGCCGTTCCGTGCGACGCGGTGCGGGTTCTCGATTTCGACGAGCTCGATCGCCACCCCGATCGTGTGACGGGAACCCACTTCGGTTTTGTCGCGTTCGAAGGCATGACACTCCTGGATCTGGTGGGCCCTCTCGACGCCGTCTCCCGCATCGCGAGCATGGGTTTCGATCCCACGTCGACGACCGAGGTGATCGCGCTCACGCACTCGGGCCAGAACGCCGAGACGAGACCGCGCGTCTGGGCGGGCTCCGGCGCCTCGTTTGCGGCGTCGCGCTATCGGCCCGAGCTCGACGACTTCGACGTGTTGATCGTCCCAGGAGGTCTCGGAACCCGGGAGCTGGCGCGAGACGGGGAGCTCACCGCGTATCTCTCGACCTTCCCCGCGAATCGCTTGGTCGCGTCGGTATGCACCGGAGCCCTCTTGCTCGGGGCAATGGGACGGCTAGCTGGCAAACCGGCCACGACCCACCAGAACGCGCTCTCACTGCTCGCCGAGTACGGCGCCATCCCGCGCAGAGAGCGCGTCGTCGACGCGGGGAGCGTCGTGACCGCTGGCGGCGTGACGGCCGGCATCGACCTGGGGCTGCACCTGGTTCGGCGCTTCGTCGCCGAGTCCGTGGCTGACGCCGTCGCTCGGCAGATGGAAGTACGAGCCTGA
- a CDS encoding insulinase family protein, with protein MTRSRSLWLAALLALSCGGPPPATVPTPAPSASTAAKPVALDELDRPLPLDARLTKGTLANGLTYYVLPHHKPEKRAQIWLAVNAGSVLEDDDQRGLAHFVEHMGFNGTKRFPKQQLVDFLEKSGIRFGADLNAYTSFDETVYTLQVPTDDAAIVGRAIGILRDWADGISFEPAEVEKERGVVLEEWRLGRGARMRLFDKQAPVLFHGSKYAERLTIGKPEVIKNASRDNLVRFYRDWYQPSLMAVVAVGDFNAADIEARIKSEFASLAAPTKPRPRPKLGLPKHEKTLVSIETDPEMPNTSVEIISKLPHRPEASARDYRRSVAEQLFDGMLNARLDELRRQPNAPFLMAYSSASGLVRTADAFRQGASVKEDGVIVGFGALLEEVLRVERHGFTQTELGRQKAQLLRQFQRSVAQRDKRDGSEFAAEIVRNFFEEEAMPGREAELRLVERFLPEIQLAELNALAKSLGQGSRVIAVSGPPKMTKPTPEAMLAVHAEVSSRKIAAYVDAGPSVPLMKGPPAPGAVQKTVSIPEIGVTEWTLANGVRVIVKPTDFNNDDVRVTAFSPGGHSLVKDADYDSARFADVAVGQGGLGPFDVVQLRKLLSGKLVSLNASIGELEEGLSGRASPNDLESLFQMMHLSFVAPRRDPEAFAAWRAREVESVKNRRLSPERTFFEEMSTFSTQNHLRRRPTTPEVLAKVDLDKAFAIYKDRFADASDFTFVFVGNVDLEKLRPLVESYLGSLPSKKRKETWRDVKVQLPRGVKEKKLSLGSEPKSRVSLTFHGAVKWSRDTDNDLRMLGEVLRLRLRQVLREDMGGVYGVQVGGGITRRPRQEYRFSVSFGCAPDNVDKLKQAVFDEIKAVQQQGIADDYIEKVKQARRRAHEVELKDNGWWLRELERSYDFADDPRLIPDVSAMSEKVSSDRVRAAAKTYLSTKQYLLGVLVPESASAAKTP; from the coding sequence ATGACCCGTTCTCGCTCGCTCTGGTTGGCTGCACTGCTTGCCCTCTCTTGCGGTGGTCCGCCCCCCGCGACGGTTCCGACGCCCGCCCCGAGCGCGTCGACGGCGGCCAAACCCGTCGCGCTCGATGAGCTCGACCGACCGCTGCCCCTCGACGCTCGATTGACGAAGGGCACCCTTGCCAATGGCCTCACCTATTACGTGTTGCCCCACCACAAGCCCGAGAAACGCGCCCAGATCTGGCTGGCTGTAAATGCCGGCTCGGTGCTCGAAGACGATGACCAGCGCGGGCTCGCGCATTTCGTCGAGCACATGGGCTTCAACGGAACGAAGCGCTTTCCCAAACAACAGCTGGTCGACTTCCTCGAGAAGAGCGGGATTCGTTTCGGCGCGGATCTCAACGCCTACACCTCGTTCGACGAGACCGTCTACACACTTCAGGTACCGACCGACGACGCCGCGATCGTCGGCCGTGCGATCGGCATCCTTCGCGACTGGGCCGACGGCATCAGCTTCGAGCCGGCGGAGGTCGAGAAGGAGCGCGGCGTCGTGCTCGAAGAGTGGCGTCTCGGTCGCGGCGCGCGCATGCGCTTGTTCGACAAACAAGCCCCGGTGCTGTTTCACGGCTCGAAGTACGCGGAGCGTCTGACCATCGGCAAGCCGGAGGTGATCAAGAATGCTTCGCGGGACAACCTGGTGCGCTTTTATCGCGACTGGTATCAGCCAAGTTTGATGGCGGTCGTAGCGGTCGGCGACTTCAATGCTGCTGACATCGAGGCCCGCATCAAGAGCGAGTTCGCGTCGCTGGCGGCCCCGACCAAACCGCGCCCAAGACCCAAGCTCGGGCTGCCCAAACACGAAAAGACGCTGGTCAGCATCGAGACCGATCCCGAGATGCCGAACACCAGCGTCGAGATCATCAGCAAACTCCCCCACCGACCCGAGGCCAGCGCTCGCGACTACCGCCGGTCCGTCGCGGAGCAGCTCTTCGACGGCATGTTGAACGCACGCCTGGACGAGCTGCGGCGCCAGCCGAACGCTCCCTTCTTGATGGCCTATTCGTCGGCGAGCGGACTCGTCCGCACGGCAGATGCGTTCCGGCAGGGTGCCAGCGTCAAGGAGGACGGCGTGATTGTCGGGTTCGGCGCGTTGCTCGAGGAGGTGCTCAGGGTCGAACGCCACGGGTTCACCCAGACCGAGCTCGGCCGGCAGAAGGCCCAGCTCTTGCGGCAGTTTCAGCGTTCGGTGGCTCAGCGCGACAAACGCGACGGCAGCGAGTTCGCCGCGGAGATCGTGCGCAACTTCTTCGAGGAAGAAGCCATGCCGGGCCGCGAGGCGGAGCTACGACTGGTGGAGAGGTTCCTGCCGGAGATCCAGCTCGCGGAGCTCAACGCGCTCGCCAAGTCGCTCGGACAGGGGAGTCGAGTCATCGCCGTCTCTGGTCCACCGAAGATGACCAAGCCGACTCCGGAAGCGATGCTGGCCGTTCACGCCGAGGTGTCGTCGCGCAAGATCGCCGCGTACGTCGACGCCGGTCCGAGTGTGCCGCTGATGAAGGGGCCTCCGGCTCCGGGCGCCGTACAGAAGACAGTGAGCATCCCCGAGATTGGCGTGACGGAGTGGACTCTCGCCAACGGTGTTCGGGTCATCGTCAAACCCACGGACTTCAACAACGACGACGTGCGGGTCACTGCGTTTTCACCTGGCGGGCACTCGCTCGTGAAGGACGCTGACTACGACAGCGCCCGTTTTGCGGACGTCGCGGTCGGTCAGGGCGGGCTTGGTCCTTTCGACGTGGTCCAGCTGCGCAAGCTGCTCTCGGGTAAGTTGGTCTCACTCAACGCGAGCATTGGCGAGCTGGAGGAAGGTCTGTCGGGCCGGGCTTCTCCGAACGACCTCGAATCGCTGTTTCAGATGATGCACCTCTCGTTCGTCGCGCCGCGCCGTGACCCCGAGGCCTTCGCCGCCTGGCGGGCGCGGGAGGTCGAGAGTGTGAAGAACCGGCGCCTGTCCCCGGAGCGGACTTTCTTCGAGGAAATGTCCACATTTTCGACGCAGAATCACCTGCGCCGTCGCCCGACGACTCCCGAGGTTCTGGCCAAGGTCGACCTCGACAAGGCCTTTGCCATCTACAAAGACCGCTTCGCCGATGCCAGCGACTTCACCTTCGTGTTCGTCGGCAACGTCGATTTGGAGAAGCTGCGTCCGCTGGTCGAGTCGTACCTCGGCAGCCTTCCGAGCAAGAAGCGCAAGGAAACCTGGCGTGACGTCAAGGTGCAGCTCCCGCGCGGGGTCAAAGAGAAGAAGCTGAGCCTGGGCAGCGAGCCCAAGAGCCGCGTGTCGCTGACGTTCCACGGAGCCGTGAAGTGGTCTCGAGACACGGACAACGATCTGCGGATGCTGGGTGAGGTCCTGCGTCTGCGACTGAGGCAGGTGCTGCGCGAAGACATGGGCGGAGTGTACGGCGTTCAGGTCGGTGGCGGCATCACTCGCCGACCCAGGCAGGAGTACCGATTCAGCGTCAGTTTTGGCTGTGCGCCGGACAATGTCGACAAGTTGAAGCAGGCAGTCTTCGACGAGATCAAGGCCGTGCAGCAGCAGGGCATCGCCGACGACTACATCGAGAAGGTGAAACAAGCCCGACGCCGCGCCCACGAAGTGGAGTTGAAGGACAACGGCTGGTGGTTGCGAGAGCTCGAGCGGAGCTACGACTTCGCCGACGACCCACGTCTGATCCCGGATGTCTCGGCAATGTCCGAGAAGGTCAGCTCCGACCGCGTGCGGGCGGCGGCGAAGACGTACCTCTCCACCAAACAATACCTGCTCGGCGTGCTCGTACCGGAGTCGGCGTCGGCGGCGAAGACCCCCTGA